CCTTTGCCAACGGACCAACTGAGTTTGCTATTTTGCGCTTTATTGCAGGTCTTGGTATTGGTGGCGTTATGCCAAACGTCGTTGCGCTTATGACCGAATACGCACCGAAAAAAATTCGCAGTACATTAGTCGCAATCATGTTTAGCGGTTACGCAATTGGTGGCATGACATCAGCGCTACTCGGTGCATGGCTGGTTAAAGACATGGGCTGGCAAATCATGTTTTTAATTGCGGGTATTCCCCTATTATTGCTCCCACTCATTTGGAAATTTTTGCCTGAATCTCTCACCTTTTTAGTGAAATCAAACCATAGCGAGCAGGCAAAAAGTATTGTTTGTAAAATTGCGCCAGAAACGCAGGTAAACGTCAATACACAACTGGTGTTAAACGAAAGCACAACCACAGATGCACCTGTCCGTGCGCTTTTCCAACAAGGCCGTACCTTCAGCACATTTATGTTCTGGATTGCTTTCTTTATGTGCTTACTCATGGTGTATGCCTTAGGAAGCTGGTTACCTAAACTCATGCTGCAAGCGGGCTACTCATTAGGTGCGAGCATGTTATTCCTCTTTGCACTTAATATTGGCGGTATGGTCGGTGCAATTGGTGGCGGTGCTTTAGCAGACAGATTCCATTTAAAACCTGTTATTACGATCATGTTTATTGTGGGATCAGCAGCTTTAATTCTGCTTGGCATCAATAGTCCACAATTTATTTTATATAGCCTGATTGCGATTGCTGGTGCTGCCACAATTGGTTCGCAAATCTTACTCTACACCTTCGTTGCACAGTTCTATCCAACGGCACTTCGTTCAACTGGCATGGGCTGGGCATCTGGCATTGGTCGTATCGGTGCGATTATTGGACCAGTTTTAACAGGAGCCCTTCTCACACTTGAGCTTCCTCACCAAATGAATTTCTTAGCGATTGCAATTCCGGGTGTGATTGCTGCACTTGCAATATTTATGGTCAATCTAAAAGCCTCTGTTGCTGCACAAACGCCATCAACTTTTAACCCTCAAAACACGCTTACCCAGCAGTAAACATAAATGCGCCGAGGACTGGCGCATCTTTTGGAAATGGATTATGGAATTATTACACCGCTTTAAACCATGTGCTTTAACTTTTGCGACCTTAGTGTTGATGTGTGGCAATTCATTCGCTGCAAATCCAAATCAGCAGCCCGAAGATGAATGGAAATTCACTTTAAAAAATGCCTATATCAATCGTAATTTTGATAATGATGCACTCAAAGACACAGGCAGTTGGTCTCAAGCAGCATCGTTATTTTATAAATCGAAAATGCATGACACCCCTCTGCAAATTGCAGATAAGCCCATTACGATTGGTGCAGATGCTTCTGTTCAATACGCCGTTCGCTTGAGTTCAGACAAACACGTTGCGGACACGGTTTTGCCTTTTAATAAAGAAACTCAGTCACAAGCATCAGACTTTTTAAAATACGGCGCGACTTTAAAACTAGGATATGACAAAACCCTT
This genomic stretch from Acinetobacter oleivorans DR1 harbors:
- a CDS encoding aromatic acid/H+ symport family MFS transporter, whose protein sequence is MDISKVNINELIDKASFTSFHWKVLIWCLLIIIFDGYDLVIYGVALPLLMQQWSLTAVEAGLLASAALFGMMFGAMIFGTLSDKLGRKKTILICVTLFSGFTFIGAFANGPTEFAILRFIAGLGIGGVMPNVVALMTEYAPKKIRSTLVAIMFSGYAIGGMTSALLGAWLVKDMGWQIMFLIAGIPLLLLPLIWKFLPESLTFLVKSNHSEQAKSIVCKIAPETQVNVNTQLVLNESTTTDAPVRALFQQGRTFSTFMFWIAFFMCLLMVYALGSWLPKLMLQAGYSLGASMLFLFALNIGGMVGAIGGGALADRFHLKPVITIMFIVGSAALILLGINSPQFILYSLIAIAGAATIGSQILLYTFVAQFYPTALRSTGMGWASGIGRIGAIIGPVLTGALLTLELPHQMNFLAIAIPGVIAALAIFMVNLKASVAAQTPSTFNPQNTLTQQ